A single genomic interval of Spirosoma taeanense harbors:
- a CDS encoding DUF418 domain-containing protein, with translation MQTSIPSSLATDSFVQPPVGTTASIHPVNRAERLHTIDIIRGFALLGILLMNIGLFGLPLMTYFPKLFTLPPDSLDYKFFATISIVFEGTMRALFSMLFGAGILLFTAKKDLQADGYGIADYYYRRLLWLVAFGLLNAFVLLWPGDILYSYGLVGLLLFPFRKLRPTTLFLVAGLCFLISFGKEAWQGMETKQKRVAYLRAIQLEKQHKKLTEDQQKAKTVWLDIEKRTRYDEKATNKTIQNMRSGFGDVFTELLPLNVRLQSAEFYSSTVWDTLIMMFLGMALFRRGFFSNQWKTRSYLISLLAGYSVGLTLGYFAFQDGLAWFRNPGAVIDADGFPFQALYHIRRASTAIGHASLLLLVYRSGVVPWLMKGLGNVGQMAFTNYLMQSLICSLFFYGYGLGYYATLSFYQLYYVVAAVWVFQLIFSAIWLRYFRFGPLEWLWRSLTYWKRQPMRLDQPTGVLA, from the coding sequence ATGCAAACATCTATTCCTTCCTCGTTAGCAACGGATTCGTTCGTGCAGCCCCCGGTTGGTACAACGGCTTCTATCCATCCTGTCAACCGGGCTGAGCGTCTGCACACCATCGATATCATCCGCGGTTTTGCGCTACTGGGCATACTCCTGATGAACATTGGTTTATTTGGCCTGCCGCTGATGACCTATTTCCCAAAACTATTTACCCTGCCGCCCGACAGCCTTGATTACAAGTTTTTCGCTACGATCTCCATCGTCTTTGAAGGCACTATGCGAGCACTTTTTTCGATGCTGTTCGGAGCGGGGATTCTGCTCTTTACGGCTAAAAAAGACCTCCAGGCCGACGGCTATGGTATTGCCGATTACTATTATCGTCGGCTACTGTGGCTGGTTGCCTTTGGCTTGCTGAATGCTTTTGTGCTGCTTTGGCCCGGCGACATTCTGTATTCCTATGGCCTGGTTGGGCTGCTGTTATTTCCATTCCGGAAGCTCAGGCCCACAACGCTCTTCCTGGTGGCGGGTTTGTGCTTTTTGATTTCGTTCGGGAAAGAGGCTTGGCAAGGTATGGAAACAAAGCAGAAGCGAGTTGCTTATTTGCGGGCAATTCAGCTTGAAAAGCAGCACAAAAAGCTAACAGAAGACCAGCAAAAAGCTAAAACAGTGTGGCTAGACATCGAAAAGCGCACCAGGTACGACGAGAAAGCCACCAACAAGACGATCCAGAACATGCGGTCGGGCTTTGGCGATGTGTTCACCGAGCTGTTGCCGCTCAACGTCCGTTTGCAGTCGGCAGAGTTCTATAGCTCAACCGTTTGGGATACGTTGATCATGATGTTTCTGGGAATGGCTCTGTTCAGGCGGGGCTTTTTCTCAAACCAGTGGAAAACGCGTTCCTACCTGATCAGCCTGCTGGCGGGTTACAGCGTCGGCCTGACGCTGGGCTATTTTGCCTTTCAGGACGGGCTGGCTTGGTTTCGCAACCCGGGCGCGGTAATTGACGCCGATGGGTTTCCGTTTCAGGCCCTCTATCACATTCGACGGGCCAGCACCGCCATTGGCCACGCCAGTCTGCTGCTGCTTGTTTACCGGTCTGGTGTGGTTCCGTGGCTAATGAAGGGGCTGGGCAACGTTGGGCAAATGGCCTTTACAAACTACCTGATGCAATCGCTGATCTGTTCACTGTTCTTCTACGGCTATGGACTGGGGTATTATGCTACCTTATCGTTTTATCAACTCTACTATGTGGTAGCCGCCGTTTGGGTATTCCAGCTGATTTTCTCGGCTATCTGGCTCCGTTATTTCCGGTTCGGTCCGCTTGAATGGCTCTGGCGGTCGCTTACCTACTGGAAGCGCCAGCCGATGCGTCTGGATCAGCCCACCGGCGTATTGGCCTGA
- a CDS encoding FKBP-type peptidyl-prolyl cis-trans isomerase, which yields MKFSSNKRTGFALLISVLTVYSCGTADRTPCTQTTVSVEAPQSEVTSLKQYLDAQKIKATADKRGFFYTIQSAGSGAKPTACSTVTVNYTGKLTNGTTFDSGNDVTFGLDQLILGWQEGIPLIAPGGRITLYLPPSLAYGAQDQGDIPANSILVFTIDLLAVL from the coding sequence ATGAAATTCTCTTCCAACAAACGCACAGGCTTTGCGCTGCTCATCAGTGTCCTGACTGTTTACAGTTGCGGTACGGCCGACCGAACACCCTGCACACAGACGACGGTTTCCGTTGAGGCTCCACAGTCGGAGGTTACGTCGTTGAAACAATACCTCGACGCACAGAAGATTAAGGCCACGGCCGATAAACGCGGATTCTTCTATACTATTCAGTCGGCGGGCTCGGGTGCAAAGCCGACTGCCTGTTCAACGGTAACGGTCAATTATACCGGTAAGCTCACTAACGGAACCACCTTCGACAGCGGCAATGACGTAACGTTTGGACTCGATCAGCTCATTCTGGGCTGGCAGGAAGGCATCCCCCTGATTGCACCCGGTGGCCGTATTACGTTGTACCTGCCCCCCAGTTTAGCTTACGGCGCTCAGGATCAGGGCGACATTCCGGCGAACTCAATCCTGGTGTTTACGATCGACCTGCTTGCCGTATTGTAG
- a CDS encoding Ig-like domain-containing domain, with protein sequence MKFRHLVIVCLLLLPFLFHNCAQVAQPPGGKKDTLAPKLVSSMPALRQLNYTGKTVELEFDEYINTENLQQKITITPQDSNTYVVKSLPKGVRLTFNRSFQPNTTYTIDFADGIKDITERNIAKDSKVVFSTGPAIDSLYLSGNVVDDESRQPILGFTVGLFGPNDTLPINRKRPQYFARTDSSGNYRIENVKAGQYKVYGFDDKDLNLVNNTPGERVAFRDSVLNLTRNYTDVNLVAFRGYGIPRISRRERTDETLGLELSSGIAGYQLRFQKPGDTLVSFLETPKMIRLYRPANRAASDTISLTVIAEDSVNNITELKERVFFSPLKTRAKNRTALSVQVAPPTNEPIDNNLDFTLVFNKPILRYSTELINIGPDSTKPFQLKPEELAWTNNFSRLTIKRPTNLRDSLLFQLQKGAFISVQGDTLPRYSARYTIAEEDSYGLIAGRVNRPDNKFIVELLDDKNTVVRSAYGTPTYSFGRLKPGQYRVRLIIDANGNRKRDIGNVQKGLQPETIIYHPGAEEGGFIPLKQNFELTDIDF encoded by the coding sequence ATGAAGTTTCGTCACCTGGTTATTGTTTGCCTGCTGCTGTTGCCATTTCTGTTTCATAACTGTGCTCAGGTTGCCCAGCCACCGGGCGGGAAAAAAGATACGCTGGCCCCCAAGCTCGTCAGCAGTATGCCCGCCCTGCGCCAGCTGAACTATACCGGCAAAACGGTCGAGCTGGAATTTGACGAGTATATTAACACCGAAAATCTCCAGCAGAAAATTACCATTACGCCCCAGGATAGCAATACCTACGTTGTCAAATCGCTGCCAAAAGGCGTGCGGCTAACGTTCAACCGGTCGTTTCAGCCCAATACTACCTATACAATTGACTTCGCCGACGGCATCAAAGACATCACCGAGCGGAACATTGCTAAAGACTCGAAGGTCGTTTTCAGTACCGGTCCGGCCATTGATTCGCTTTACCTGAGCGGCAATGTGGTGGACGACGAGAGCCGCCAGCCGATTCTGGGCTTTACGGTGGGGCTGTTCGGCCCGAACGATACGCTGCCGATCAACCGTAAACGTCCGCAGTATTTCGCCCGCACCGATAGCAGCGGCAATTACCGCATCGAGAACGTAAAGGCCGGACAATATAAGGTCTATGGCTTTGACGACAAAGATCTGAACCTGGTTAACAATACTCCGGGCGAACGGGTCGCTTTCCGCGACAGCGTCCTGAATCTGACACGTAATTACACCGACGTCAATCTGGTAGCCTTCCGCGGATACGGCATACCGCGCATCAGCCGACGCGAACGCACCGACGAAACCCTGGGGCTTGAACTGAGCAGCGGCATTGCGGGCTACCAGCTTCGCTTTCAGAAACCGGGCGATACGCTGGTATCGTTTCTGGAAACGCCCAAGATGATTCGACTGTACCGACCCGCCAACCGGGCCGCCAGCGACACAATCAGCCTGACCGTCATCGCCGAAGACTCGGTCAACAACATTACCGAGCTGAAGGAACGGGTCTTCTTTTCGCCCCTGAAAACACGGGCGAAGAACCGAACGGCGCTGAGCGTACAGGTAGCCCCTCCCACTAACGAACCGATTGACAACAATCTGGATTTTACGCTGGTCTTCAACAAACCTATTCTGCGCTACAGCACCGAACTGATTAACATTGGCCCCGACAGTACCAAACCGTTTCAACTGAAGCCGGAAGAGCTGGCCTGGACCAATAACTTCTCCCGGCTGACCATTAAACGGCCGACGAATCTGCGCGACAGTCTGCTGTTTCAGCTCCAGAAAGGTGCGTTTATCAGCGTTCAGGGCGACACCCTGCCGCGCTATTCGGCCCGGTACACCATCGCCGAAGAAGACAGCTACGGGTTGATTGCCGGACGCGTAAACCGCCCGGACAACAAATTCATCGTGGAGTTGCTGGACGACAAAAACACCGTGGTTCGATCGGCCTACGGCACCCCTACCTACAGCTTCGGGCGACTAAAACCCGGCCAATACCGGGTCCGGCTGATTATCGACGCTAACGGCAATCGAAAACGGGACATCGGCAATGTCCAGAAAGGTCTCCAGCCCGAAACGATCATCTACCACCCCGGCGCCGAAGAGGGTGGGTTCATTCCGCTCAAGCAGAACTTCGAATTGACCGACATCGATTTCTGA
- the mgtE gene encoding magnesium transporter: MTFELTKDYLDHIQTAIEAGDDALLRAEMEELFPADISGILYELEPEPAHYLLSLLDKSVGAEILANLDPTDRTNLLKRFTSAELAPFINQMDSDDAVDLLNQQPIQVREEVIGLLEDREQARFILDLLHYEDGVAGSLMQKELIKINVNLTVNACIEEIRQQAEAVENVYAVYVVDDVGKLLGLVSLKKIVLARKTAKIADIYDDDVVFVETYRPVAEVAEVMQRYDLDAIPVVNVQQRLLGRITIDDVVDVITNQAEEDIQVISGLSGEVEEDDSVWQRSKVQLPWLVAGAVGSLMAATVINGFQNELGKIAALAAFIPIIGSTGGNVGIQTSSLILQSLTDTSGLSTTLGRRLLRTLLVAIINGLVVGIIAGIYTFIIGEPRLFFVVATSLLAVVLLASFMGTITPLLLNRIGINPAVASGPFITTANDLIGIGVYFLIAQWLLTEV, translated from the coding sequence GTGACTTTTGAACTCACCAAAGACTATCTTGACCATATCCAGACGGCCATCGAAGCGGGAGACGATGCCTTGCTACGGGCCGAGATGGAGGAGTTATTCCCGGCCGATATTTCGGGGATTCTGTATGAACTGGAACCCGAACCGGCACACTATCTGCTGAGTCTGCTGGATAAAAGCGTTGGCGCCGAGATTCTCGCCAATCTGGACCCCACCGACCGTACCAACCTGCTCAAGCGGTTTACGTCCGCCGAACTCGCACCCTTCATCAACCAGATGGATTCCGACGACGCGGTTGACCTGCTGAACCAGCAGCCCATTCAGGTGCGTGAGGAGGTCATCGGTCTGCTTGAAGACCGCGAACAAGCCCGCTTCATTCTGGACCTGCTGCATTATGAAGACGGCGTAGCGGGCAGTCTGATGCAGAAAGAGCTGATCAAGATCAACGTAAACCTGACGGTCAACGCCTGTATTGAAGAGATTCGACAGCAGGCCGAAGCCGTCGAAAACGTGTATGCCGTTTACGTTGTGGACGACGTTGGGAAGCTGCTCGGCCTGGTATCGCTTAAGAAGATCGTCCTTGCCCGCAAGACGGCTAAAATCGCGGATATCTACGACGACGATGTCGTGTTTGTCGAGACCTACCGCCCCGTTGCCGAGGTTGCCGAGGTGATGCAGCGGTACGACCTGGACGCTATTCCGGTCGTGAACGTACAGCAGCGACTGCTGGGCCGGATCACCATCGACGACGTTGTGGACGTAATTACCAACCAGGCCGAAGAAGACATTCAGGTTATTTCAGGTCTGTCGGGCGAAGTCGAGGAAGATGACAGCGTCTGGCAACGCTCAAAAGTTCAGTTGCCCTGGCTGGTTGCCGGGGCTGTGGGCAGTTTGATGGCCGCAACGGTCATCAATGGTTTTCAGAACGAGCTGGGCAAAATTGCGGCTCTGGCGGCCTTCATTCCCATCATCGGCTCAACGGGCGGGAACGTCGGGATTCAGACGTCATCCCTGATTCTGCAGAGCCTGACCGATACGTCGGGACTGAGCACGACCCTCGGCCGACGCCTGCTCCGAACGTTGCTGGTAGCCATTATCAACGGTCTGGTCGTTGGTATTATCGCGGGTATTTACACCTTCATTATTGGCGAACCACGTTTATTCTTCGTGGTTGCCACCTCGCTGCTGGCGGTCGTGCTGCTGGCGTCGTTCATGGGCACTATTACGCCCCTCCTGCTCAACCGCATCGGGATCAATCCGGCCGTGGCTTCAGGCCCGTTCATCACAACGGCCAACGACCTGATCGGCATCGGCGTGTATTTTCTGATTGCACAATGGCTGCTGACGGAAGTGTAA
- the rsmA gene encoding 16S rRNA (adenine(1518)-N(6)/adenine(1519)-N(6))-dimethyltransferase RsmA, with amino-acid sequence MSVKPKKELGQHFLKDLSIAQRIAELLTGHGGYQKALEIGPGMGVLTQFLLKDSRFETYVIEIDRESVDYLKQNVPALEGRILAADFLNIKPELLPTKQPGTEPFAVVGNFPYNISTQILFKVLDMRDRVPEVVGMFQREVAQRIASGPGNKDYGILSVLLQAWYDIKYEFTVEPGVFNPPPKVHSGVISLRRNDKTDLGCDERKFTQVVKHGFGQRRKTLRNALKPLNPTEAALASSFMDKRAEQLSVAEFVTLTGLMSERVNE; translated from the coding sequence ATGTCTGTAAAGCCTAAAAAAGAACTCGGTCAGCATTTTCTGAAAGACCTCAGCATCGCCCAGCGTATCGCCGAACTCCTGACCGGCCACGGTGGGTATCAGAAAGCGCTCGAAATCGGGCCGGGCATGGGCGTTCTGACGCAGTTTTTATTGAAGGACAGCCGATTCGAAACATACGTAATCGAGATTGACCGCGAATCAGTCGATTATCTCAAGCAGAACGTTCCGGCGCTGGAAGGGCGGATTCTGGCGGCCGATTTTCTGAATATCAAACCGGAGCTTTTGCCTACCAAACAACCCGGCACCGAGCCGTTTGCGGTCGTTGGCAACTTTCCCTACAATATCTCGACCCAGATTCTTTTCAAAGTGCTGGACATGCGCGACCGGGTGCCGGAGGTTGTCGGGATGTTTCAGCGCGAAGTAGCCCAGCGCATTGCGTCGGGTCCGGGCAACAAGGATTACGGTATTTTGAGCGTTCTGTTGCAGGCTTGGTATGATATCAAGTATGAGTTCACCGTCGAGCCGGGCGTGTTCAATCCGCCCCCGAAAGTTCATTCGGGCGTGATCTCGCTCCGGCGCAACGACAAAACCGACCTTGGCTGCGACGAGCGTAAGTTTACACAGGTCGTGAAACACGGCTTTGGCCAGCGTCGGAAAACGCTGCGGAACGCCCTTAAACCGCTTAACCCGACCGAAGCCGCTCTGGCCAGTTCATTTATGGATAAACGCGCGGAGCAGCTGAGCGTAGCTGAATTTGTTACGCTCACCGGACTCATGAGCGAACGAGTGAACGAGTAA